A genomic stretch from Aedes albopictus strain Foshan chromosome 2, AalbF5, whole genome shotgun sequence includes:
- the LOC109414298 gene encoding tubulin beta chain has translation MREIVHIQAGQCGNQIGAKFWEVISDEHGIDATGAYCGDSDLQLERINVYYNEATGGKYVPRAVLVDLEPGTMDSVRAGPFGQLFRPDNFVFGQSGAGNNWAKGHYTEGAELVDSVLDVVRKESEGCDCLQGFQLTHSLGGGTGSGMGTLLISKIREEYPDRIMNTFSVVPSPKVSDTVVEPYNATLSVHQLVENTDESYCIDNEALYDICFRTLKLTTPTYGDLNHLVSATMSGVTTCLRFPGQLNADLRKLAVNMVPFPRLHFFMTGFAPLTSRGSQQYRALTVPELTQQMFDAKNMMAACDPRHGRYLTVAAIFRGRMSMKEVDEQMLNIQSKNSSYFVEWIPNNVKTAVCDIPPRGLKMSSTFIGNSTAIQEIFKRIAEQFTAMFRRKAFLHWYTGEGMDEMEFTEAESNMNDLVSEYQQYQEATADEEGEFDEEEEGGEE, from the exons ATGCGTGAAATTGTGCACATTCAAGCCGGCCAGTGTGGCAACCAGATAGGGGCCAAGTTCTGGGAGGTAATATCCGACGAGCACGGAATCGACGCAACCGGGGCGTACTGCGGCGACAGCGATTTACAGCTGGAGCGGATCAACGTGTACTACAATGAAGCCACCGGCGGAAAATACGTCCCACGTGCTGTGTTGGTCGATCTGGAGCCCGGAACTATGGATTCCGTTCGGGCGGGCCCGTTTGGACAACTGTTCCGACCGGACAATTTCGTGTTCGGACAGTCTGGCGCGGGTAACAACTGGGCCAAGGGGCACTACACCGAGGGTGCCGAGCTGGTCGACTCGGTGCTCGACGTGGTCCGCAAGGAATCGGAAGGCTGCGACTGCCTGCAGGGCTTCCAGTTGACACATTCGCTGGGcggaggaaccggttccg GTATGGGAACGCTGCTGATTTCAAAGATTCGAGAAGAATATCCGGATCGTATCATGAACACGTTTTCCGTCGTTCCCTCGCCAAAAGTGTCCGACACCGTGGTTGAACCGTACAATGCAACTTTGAGTGTTCACCAGCTGGTAGAGAACACGGACGAATCCTACTGTATCGATAACGAAGCCCTGTACGATATCTGCTTCCGGACGCTAAAGCTGACCACCCCAACCTACGGCGATTTGAATCACTTGGTATCGGCGACGATGTCTGGCGTTACCACGTGTTTGCGTTTCCCTGGTCAGTTGAATGCAGATCTCCGTAAATTGGCCGTCAACATGGTTCCATTCCCGCGGCTACACTTCTTCATGACCGGCTTTGCACCGCTGACTTCTCGTGGCTCACAGCAATATCGCGCCCTCACTGTTCCGGAACTAACCCAGCAGATGTTTGACGCTAAGAACATGATGGCTGCTTGTGATCCACGACACGGCCGATACCTTACGGTAGCTGCCATCTTCCGCGGGCGTATGTCGATGAAAGAGGTCGACGAACAAATGTTGAACATTCAAAGTAAAAACAGCAGCTACTTCGTGGAATGGATTCCAAACAATGTAAAAACGGCCGTCTGTGACATTCCGCCGCGTGGTTTGAAGATGTCATCGACCTTCATCGGAAATTCGACGGcgatccaggaaattttcaaacgtATTGCCGAGCAGTTTACGGCCATGTTCCGGAGGAAGGCTTTCCTGCATTGGTACACGGGCGAAGGTATGGACGAGATGGAGTTTACCGAAGCCGAGAGCAACATGAATGACCTGGTGTCGGAGTACCAGCAGTACCAGGAAGCGACGGCCGACGAGGAAGGAGAGTTCGACGAAGAAGAGGAGGGCGGCGAAGAGTAG